A stretch of the Flavobacterium sp. 5 genome encodes the following:
- a CDS encoding LD-carboxypeptidase — translation MITPPYLQKGDTVAIVATARKNVDDNLKPTIDLLHSWGLEVVIGSTIGLDLNQLAGTDEQRANDFQKQMDNQNIKAIWCARGGYGTVRMIDLLDFTKFKQHPKWIVGFSDVTVLHNHLNTMGYKSIHGTMPVSVERTAPESISSLKTALFGEPLEYKIDPFPMNRFGKATGELVGGNLSILYSLLGSKSAIDCTDKILFIEDLDEYLYHIDRMMMNLKRNGCLESIKGIIVGGMTKMKDNDIPWGKNANEIVQDVTQKYNIPILYNFPAGHVHDNRALIMGNTVSIDVNENCNTVVFEK, via the coding sequence ATGATTACACCACCTTATTTGCAAAAAGGAGATACTGTTGCCATTGTCGCAACAGCCAGAAAAAATGTCGATGACAACTTGAAACCTACAATAGATTTATTACATTCTTGGGGTTTAGAAGTTGTTATTGGAAGCACCATCGGATTAGATCTTAATCAATTGGCAGGAACAGATGAACAACGTGCCAACGATTTTCAGAAACAAATGGACAATCAAAATATAAAAGCGATTTGGTGTGCACGTGGTGGTTATGGTACTGTGCGCATGATTGATTTATTGGATTTCACCAAATTCAAACAACATCCAAAATGGATTGTAGGTTTTAGTGATGTTACTGTTTTACACAATCATCTGAATACTATGGGCTATAAATCTATTCATGGCACTATGCCAGTGAGTGTTGAAAGAACGGCTCCCGAATCGATTTCATCTTTAAAAACCGCTTTGTTTGGTGAGCCTTTAGAATATAAAATTGACCCGTTTCCAATGAATCGTTTTGGAAAAGCTACTGGCGAATTAGTTGGTGGAAATTTATCTATTTTATATAGTCTGCTTGGATCCAAATCGGCAATAGATTGTACGGATAAAATTTTATTCATAGAAGATTTAGACGAATATCTATATCATATTGACCGAATGATGATGAATCTAAAACGCAACGGTTGTCTGGAAAGCATTAAAGGAATCATTGTAGGTGGAATGACAAAAATGAAAGATAATGATATTCCTTGGGGTAAAAATGCAAATGAAATTGTTCAAGATGTAACCCAAAAATACAATATTCCAATTTTGTATAATTTTCCAGCTGGTCACGTTCATGATAACAGAGCTCTAATTATGGGTAATACTGTGAGTATTGATGTAAACGAAAATTGCAATACAGTCGTTTTTGAAAAATAA
- a CDS encoding YraN family protein: protein MAEHNELGKQGEDLAVAYLKKNGYIILNTNWTFQKAEIDIIAKIENTLAIVEVKTRSSLEFGLPQDFVKPKKIQLLVKAVNAYVIERDLDIDVRFDIIAIHKEGKTFVIEHLIDAFYHF, encoded by the coding sequence ATGGCAGAGCATAATGAATTAGGAAAACAAGGAGAAGACCTTGCTGTAGCGTATCTCAAAAAAAACGGATACATCATCCTAAATACTAACTGGACGTTTCAAAAAGCCGAAATAGATATTATTGCCAAAATAGAAAACACACTTGCTATCGTTGAAGTAAAGACTAGATCATCTCTTGAATTTGGTTTGCCTCAAGATTTTGTTAAACCAAAAAAAATTCAACTTTTAGTAAAAGCTGTAAATGCATATGTAATAGAAAGAGATTTGGATATTGATGTCCGTTTTGACATCATTGCCATTCATAAAGAAGGAAAAACCTTTGTTATTGAACATCTTATAGATGCTTTTTATCATTTTTGA